Below is a genomic region from Calditrichota bacterium.
CAACCTTGAGCGCTACCTGATGACGCCGATGCCACGCGCAGCACTGCTGTTGGGAATGGCGCTCGGCGGAATCTATATGACCGGGACCCGGGCGCTGCTGATCTATTTGGCGAGCAAGTTGTGGTTCAAGGTCTCCTTCCCGGTGGCAGATCCGTGGCTCGCGCTGGCGGTCTTTGCAGCGACCATGGCCGCGCTCTACGGGCTCGGAATGGCGATAAGTTCGCTCTTTTTTATGGCCGGTCGAGGCGTCTTCAATGCCCTCGGCCTGATGATGGAACCGATTTTCTTTCTCGGCGGGTTCTACTTCCCGGTGAAGTATCTCGGCCTATTTGCCTGGGCGGCGGCATCACTCATCCCGACCACGCTTGGCCTCGATGCCTTGCGTCAAACGATGACCGGCGCTTATCGGACTGGTTTGTTGGCTCCGGAGATCGAACTTGCAATCTTGAGCGGGATGGCGGTCGTCTTCATCACGCTATCAATCTGGGCGGTGGCAAGATTAGAGGAGATGGGTCGTCGGGAGGGAAAGTTAATCTTGAAAAATCAATAACGACCTGGTCACCTGCCACTCCAGAGGCGCGCCGCAAGACGCGGAAACTCCCCCGCGTCGATAGCCAACCTAAGTCCATCCACCTCCAGTTGCGCCAGCCCCATTCGGATAAGGACGTCAACCGCACTGCCAAGTCGCTCAGGCTCCATCGGCAGGTGCCGATGCTCGGGCCTTACTCCGGCGAGAAAGGTTACGATGTCCGGCGGCAATCGCCCCTGATGATTAAGACGAGTCTCCAACGCCACAGCCCATACCAGTTCCCGTGACGCATAGACGCGTCCGCCATCGGACAGGTAGCCCACCCCCATCGTTCCCGCCCAGTGCCAACGTTCGATGATGGGACATTCCCTACAGTCAAGGTTGAGCCGTCTTAGCAGGGCAAGCGCAGATTTTGATAGCATTCCCGGTCGTAGGTCGGCAGGACAGGCAATTCCAGCCCAGGCAAGGCTGTTGCGAAGCAACTCTGTTTCCAGCGACGACAGGGTTCCTTGCGCCAGGCAGTTCAGCAAATGTCGTGTCGTTTCACGGATTGCGTCGTCGGCAAAGGTGAGCGCCGCCAGCCGCAGCGATGATGTTGTAACGACCGGCCCATACCAACCGTAGCGCTGTGCTCCGGACCAGACCTTGTTCCAGGTGCGATCAGCGGGATGCGCATCCCGCATAAGGCGATAGGTGTTGATGCCATCGCTTGTGACGATAGCCTCTCGAATCCGTTCGACCTTGACCGACGATAGCAAACCTCCAGACAA
It encodes:
- a CDS encoding ABC transporter permease, which codes for NLERYLMTPMPRAALLLGMALGGIYMTGTRALLIYLASKLWFKVSFPVADPWLALAVFAATMAALYGLGMAISSLFFMAGRGVFNALGLMMEPIFFLGGFYFPVKYLGLFAWAAASLIPTTLGLDALRQTMTGAYRTGLLAPEIELAILSGMAVVFITLSIWAVARLEEMGRREGKLILKNQ